In Bradyrhizobium sp. CCBAU 051011, the following are encoded in one genomic region:
- a CDS encoding Wadjet anti-phage system protein JetA family protein produces MKQIEIGLSEFAIRSTGELSEGDPEEDQTTSQAHYLAYYRLRDTGWLTEETEKWRTYVDMNPDAFMVLGAITDFGNSRVRVAGAVVDVKNNLEAANREPETMAQGLANAHDTALRFARSMRRILAGMREIEDRILGNPNAAAILRTFFQDFVDGLLIADYKQLKTSNNPYRHRRTIASLAGDMLADAERIGKIARAYIEQGVMAPGATVATAEERVIAELEKIKSVFEDVGPFMDKIEDFRDRLERRIRTTVHYMDVMGEGSAERIVRLIEQLSKIGTDEVEIRLRSPDVGLPITSLALYTPPPPKAPPERTRFKVPKQDPYLRAYVQATTEFDRMVRVSDQKLLEFARRHMQGRDAVSSSEIEIESIPDLFAYRAIPNLAAVGRSVRLGEFTITLEEGRTTNDWIDVTAFRIDRTRTTADAA; encoded by the coding sequence GTGAAGCAGATCGAAATCGGTCTCTCGGAGTTTGCCATAAGATCGACGGGCGAGCTTTCCGAGGGCGACCCTGAAGAAGATCAGACCACGAGCCAAGCTCATTACCTCGCCTATTATCGGCTGCGCGATACCGGTTGGCTCACGGAAGAGACCGAGAAGTGGCGCACCTACGTCGACATGAATCCGGACGCGTTCATGGTCCTGGGCGCGATCACCGATTTCGGCAACAGCCGGGTGCGCGTCGCCGGCGCCGTTGTCGACGTCAAAAACAACCTTGAGGCCGCGAACCGCGAGCCGGAAACCATGGCCCAAGGTCTGGCCAACGCGCACGACACCGCCTTGCGGTTCGCCCGCAGCATGCGCCGGATCCTCGCCGGCATGCGCGAGATTGAGGACCGCATTCTGGGCAATCCGAACGCAGCGGCCATCCTCCGCACTTTCTTCCAGGACTTTGTCGACGGGCTGCTGATCGCCGACTACAAGCAGCTCAAGACGTCTAACAACCCCTACCGTCATCGCCGCACGATCGCATCGCTTGCGGGCGATATGCTCGCGGACGCCGAGCGCATCGGCAAGATCGCGCGCGCCTACATCGAGCAGGGCGTCATGGCCCCGGGCGCCACGGTCGCGACGGCCGAAGAACGCGTCATCGCGGAGCTCGAGAAGATCAAGAGCGTGTTCGAGGACGTCGGTCCCTTCATGGACAAGATCGAGGACTTCCGCGATCGCCTCGAACGCCGCATCCGCACCACCGTCCACTACATGGATGTCATGGGAGAGGGGTCGGCCGAGCGGATCGTCCGGTTGATCGAGCAACTCTCGAAAATCGGCACCGACGAGGTGGAGATCCGCCTGAGGTCGCCGGATGTGGGTCTGCCGATCACGTCGCTCGCGCTGTACACGCCGCCTCCTCCGAAGGCGCCGCCCGAGCGGACGCGCTTCAAGGTCCCGAAACAGGATCCTTATCTGCGCGCCTACGTCCAGGCCACTACCGAGTTCGACCGGATGGTGCGCGTGTCCGACCAGAAGCTGCTCGAGTTCGCTCGCCGGCACATGCAAGGCCGCGACGCCGTGTCATCATCTGAGATCGAGATCGAGAGCATTCCCGATCTCTTCGCCTATCGGGCCATCCCGAATCTGGCTGCGGTCGGTCGCTCTGTGCGGCTGGGCGAATTCACGATCACGCTCGAGGAGGGGCGCACCACCAACGACTGGATCGACGTGACCGCCTTCCGGATCGATAGAACGAGGACCACGGCCGATGCTGCGTGA
- a CDS encoding helix-turn-helix domain-containing protein, giving the protein MAITDEPRQKRNLIPLKKALERGGFGRTKAYELIRKGKIIAYKMEGQTMVDADSIDAYHMTLPRIQPRT; this is encoded by the coding sequence ATGGCGATTACGGATGAGCCCCGTCAAAAAAGGAACCTGATTCCGTTGAAAAAGGCGTTGGAGCGGGGTGGTTTTGGCCGGACCAAGGCTTACGAGCTCATCAGGAAGGGAAAGATCATCGCCTACAAGATGGAGGGCCAGACCATGGTCGATGCCGATTCCATCGACGCCTATCATATGACCCTCCCTCGCATTCAGCCGAGGACGTGA
- a CDS encoding DUF4194 domain-containing protein — protein MLRDLSKIIDDADSEGQYGDQLQKELRQAAQTLWRAQFIYENDWGVKTSYELLRRYTGYFENLFDALGYRVVGRPNDGYVGLVANELPQRQSMKLDESLLLLVLRLHYEEAFTRFEAKEFGEVEVESEQILQIYEDRTHRERPNFGRVKEILAGFRQRGLVRIEDRDDRNFTLFLRPALPMVVSKDTLGSLEEFVSRSTAATAKTDAASEVQA, from the coding sequence ATGCTGCGTGATCTTTCCAAAATCATCGACGACGCGGACTCCGAAGGGCAGTACGGCGACCAGTTGCAGAAGGAACTGCGTCAGGCCGCCCAGACGCTCTGGCGCGCCCAGTTCATCTACGAGAACGATTGGGGCGTGAAGACCTCCTACGAGCTGCTCCGCCGCTACACGGGCTACTTCGAGAACCTGTTCGATGCGCTCGGTTACCGCGTCGTGGGCAGGCCGAACGACGGCTACGTCGGCCTGGTGGCGAACGAGCTGCCTCAGCGTCAAAGCATGAAACTCGACGAGAGCCTGCTCCTGCTGGTGCTGCGGCTGCACTACGAGGAGGCGTTCACGCGGTTCGAGGCCAAGGAATTCGGCGAGGTCGAGGTCGAGAGCGAGCAGATTCTACAGATCTACGAGGACCGGACCCATCGGGAGCGACCCAACTTCGGGCGCGTAAAGGAAATCCTGGCCGGCTTCAGGCAGCGCGGGCTCGTCCGGATCGAGGATAGGGACGACAGAAACTTCACCTTGTTCCTGCGGCCTGCCTTGCCGATGGTGGTCTCCAAGGACACGCTCGGCTCCCTCGAAGAGTTCGTCTCGCGCTCGACCGCGGCGACGGCTAAGACCGACGCCGCGAGCGAGGTGCAGGCGTGA
- a CDS encoding IS5 family transposase, translated as MKPKERRDGGQADLLRSRLDAIIDLNHALVKLARTIDWSFLEERFGAVYEDKPGRPPLPTRLMAGLAILKHTYDLSDEVLCERWVENPYYQFFCGEEFFQHRLVFDRSSLTRWRQRMGEEKLQALLQESLAVATKTEAIKPSDLNRVIVDTTVQPKNVMFPTDARLLNRAREILVRLAKGAGIKLRQSYGRVGKFALIKHQRYAHAKQFKRANRALRTLRTYLGRVIRDIARKLDGNVGLFDGVALDRMLALARCVLDQKQRQRGPKVYSLHAPEVECIGKGKAHRPYEFGVKVSVATTLSHAKGGQFVTHVKALPGNPYDGHTLKIVIPEMEVLIGNIIERLVLDKGYRGHNAPPDYKFRVFISGQKRRVTPKIKRELRRRSAVEPVIGHLKSEHRMGRNYLWHRQGDAANAVLAAAGYNFRRLIRWLELLLRQFLAQLTVRLQFVPS; from the coding sequence ATGAAGCCAAAGGAACGACGCGACGGCGGCCAAGCCGATCTTCTGCGCTCGCGGCTGGACGCGATCATCGACTTGAACCATGCCCTGGTAAAGCTGGCGCGGACGATCGACTGGTCGTTCCTCGAAGAGCGGTTCGGCGCGGTCTACGAGGACAAGCCGGGCCGGCCGCCGCTGCCGACACGGCTGATGGCGGGCCTGGCCATCCTCAAGCACACCTACGACCTCTCCGACGAGGTGCTATGCGAGCGCTGGGTGGAGAATCCCTATTACCAGTTCTTCTGCGGCGAGGAGTTCTTCCAGCACCGCCTGGTGTTCGACCGCTCCTCGTTGACGCGCTGGCGCCAGCGTATGGGCGAGGAGAAGCTGCAAGCCCTGCTGCAGGAGAGCCTTGCGGTCGCCACCAAGACCGAGGCGATCAAGCCGTCCGACCTCAATCGGGTCATCGTCGACACCACGGTGCAGCCCAAGAACGTGATGTTCCCAACCGATGCGCGGCTCTTGAACCGGGCCCGCGAGATCCTGGTTCGGCTAGCCAAGGGCGCCGGCATCAAGCTGCGTCAGTCCTATGGGCGAGTCGGCAAGTTTGCCCTGATCAAGCACCAGCGCTATGCCCATGCCAAGCAGTTCAAGCGCGCCAATCGGGCCTTGAGGACGCTGCGAACCTATCTCGGCCGCGTCATCCGCGACATCGCCCGCAAGCTCGACGGCAACGTCGGCTTGTTCGATGGGGTCGCGCTCGACCGCATGCTGGCGCTGGCGCGATGCGTGCTCGACCAGAAGCAGCGCCAGCGGGGCCCCAAGGTCTACTCGCTGCACGCGCCGGAGGTGGAGTGCATCGGCAAGGGCAAGGCTCACCGGCCTTACGAGTTCGGGGTCAAGGTCTCCGTCGCCACCACGCTATCGCACGCCAAAGGCGGCCAGTTCGTCACCCATGTGAAGGCGCTGCCCGGCAACCCCTATGATGGTCACACGCTCAAGATCGTGATCCCGGAAATGGAGGTGCTGATCGGCAACATCATCGAGCGCCTCGTTCTCGACAAAGGCTATCGCGGCCACAATGCGCCACCCGACTACAAGTTCAGGGTGTTCATCTCAGGCCAGAAGCGGCGGGTGACGCCAAAGATCAAACGCGAGCTGCGCCGGCGTTCCGCCGTCGAGCCGGTCATCGGCCATCTCAAATCCGAGCATCGCATGGGGCGTAACTACCTGTGGCACCGCCAGGGCGATGCCGCCAATGCCGTTCTCGCCGCAGCGGGCTACAACTTCCGGCGTCTCATCCGCTGGCTCGAGCTCTTGTTGCGCCAGTTCCTCGCCCAGCTCACGGTCCGACTTCAATTCGTCCCGAGTTGA
- a CDS encoding Wadjet anti-phage system protein JetD domain-containing protein: protein MTDVRTTDAGVEFLERLLERSERNPDRSRPASAAPEYDLLSTAQQVSRFHDLMSAAERFGAVEVQRGKRDRSHLIERVRVLNPELLARHLGRPTASATAQRVRQELQRVAATGEPWVATLLDEMAVRWARGEAAYRLTAAQADAAKEFFTLLASISREEARGLDARTFSLKATDDTKAFDRHASRLAAIIAVRIGQPGAAADVVWTHIGLERFSHPIYLRGPVAVEGASGRLADGRAKPFASIHPEMLSQLSVFEQPTAILTIENYASFNRQVREIEDGSLVVYTGGFPAAGVTELLSKVLVTVPAEVPFLHWGDVDAGGLRIFRHLEENLPRGPRPHLMTKELAEKAGQPANPEPSLASIARSESAIRNLADWLAFGSDVRHLEQEALEPRSVVPAADHGLG from the coding sequence ATGACCGACGTTCGTACAACGGATGCCGGCGTCGAATTCTTGGAGCGACTGCTGGAGCGGAGCGAACGCAACCCTGATCGCTCACGGCCAGCTTCCGCGGCTCCGGAGTACGACCTGCTTTCGACCGCACAGCAGGTGAGCCGGTTCCACGATCTGATGTCCGCGGCGGAGAGGTTCGGCGCCGTCGAAGTGCAGCGGGGCAAGAGGGACCGCAGCCACCTGATCGAGCGGGTCCGAGTCCTAAATCCCGAACTGCTCGCCAGGCATCTCGGTCGCCCGACTGCGTCGGCGACAGCGCAGCGCGTTAGACAAGAATTGCAACGAGTGGCAGCGACAGGAGAGCCGTGGGTCGCCACACTGTTAGACGAGATGGCCGTCCGGTGGGCACGCGGAGAGGCCGCTTATCGTCTGACGGCCGCTCAGGCCGATGCCGCCAAGGAGTTCTTCACGCTATTGGCGTCCATCTCGCGGGAGGAGGCTCGCGGACTGGACGCGCGAACCTTCTCCCTCAAGGCAACGGATGACACAAAAGCCTTCGATCGCCACGCTTCGCGGCTTGCTGCCATCATAGCCGTTCGGATCGGCCAGCCTGGCGCAGCCGCGGACGTGGTCTGGACGCACATCGGACTGGAGCGTTTCAGTCACCCTATTTATCTGAGGGGGCCCGTTGCCGTGGAAGGGGCAAGCGGTCGTTTGGCCGACGGTCGCGCGAAGCCCTTCGCCTCAATTCATCCGGAGATGCTCTCGCAACTATCGGTCTTTGAGCAGCCGACGGCAATCCTGACGATCGAGAACTACGCAAGCTTTAACCGGCAAGTCCGCGAGATCGAGGATGGCAGCCTGGTCGTATACACCGGCGGTTTCCCGGCGGCGGGAGTCACCGAGCTCCTGTCGAAGGTTCTGGTGACCGTGCCGGCCGAGGTCCCGTTCCTTCACTGGGGCGATGTGGATGCCGGTGGTCTGCGGATTTTCAGGCATTTGGAGGAAAACTTGCCTCGTGGGCCGCGGCCGCATCTGATGACCAAGGAGCTGGCCGAGAAGGCCGGGCAGCCGGCCAATCCGGAACCGAGCCTAGCGTCGATCGCGAGATCCGAAAGCGCTATCCGCAATTTGGCTGACTGGCTGGCGTTTGGATCCGATGTGCGCCACCTGGAGCAGGAGGCGCTGGAGCCGCGGTCCGTCGTGCCAGCTGCCGATCACGGCCTAGGCTGA
- a CDS encoding IS481 family transposase — MDTHKNAPLTPKGREAMVRSVIEGGLTKAAAALQFNVTAKTVAKWVKRFRAGGVDGLRDRSSRPHSLPSQTLPATCALVEALRRQRYVGKQIAAEVGISPATVSRILRRLGLNRLRNLEPAEPVRRYEREHPGELIHLDIKKLGKFNRVGHRITGDRTGQSSQRARGEGPGWEYVHVCIDDASRIAFSKVMKSERQGCAVAFLRAAIAYYASLGVKVERVMTDNGSCYKSVAFRKVCKRLGLKHIRTKPYTPKTNGKAERFIQTSLREWAYARAYNTSKERAAELPKWLHRYNWHRPHGSIGSMPPISRLALTRNNLLRLHS, encoded by the coding sequence ATGGACACCCATAAGAATGCGCCTCTGACGCCGAAAGGTCGAGAGGCGATGGTACGGAGCGTGATCGAGGGCGGGCTGACGAAGGCCGCAGCCGCGCTCCAGTTCAACGTCACAGCGAAGACGGTCGCCAAATGGGTCAAGCGCTTCCGCGCGGGAGGTGTTGATGGGTTGCGTGATCGCTCCTCACGCCCCCATTCATTGCCAAGCCAGACCCTGCCTGCCACATGCGCTTTAGTCGAGGCGCTGCGCCGTCAACGTTACGTCGGCAAGCAGATCGCGGCCGAGGTCGGCATCTCTCCGGCGACGGTCAGTCGCATCCTGCGACGATTGGGGTTGAACCGATTGCGCAACTTGGAACCGGCCGAACCGGTGCGGCGCTATGAACGTGAACATCCCGGTGAGCTGATCCACCTCGACATCAAAAAGCTCGGCAAGTTCAACCGGGTAGGCCATCGCATTACCGGCGATCGCACCGGTCAGAGCAGCCAGCGTGCCCGCGGCGAAGGGCCGGGCTGGGAATATGTCCACGTCTGTATCGATGATGCTTCCCGGATCGCCTTTAGCAAGGTCATGAAGAGCGAGCGACAGGGCTGCGCCGTCGCCTTCCTCAGGGCCGCAATCGCCTACTACGCAAGCCTGGGCGTCAAGGTCGAGCGGGTGATGACCGACAACGGATCTTGCTACAAATCCGTTGCCTTCCGCAAAGTCTGCAAGCGGCTCGGCCTCAAGCACATCCGCACCAAGCCATATACGCCGAAGACCAACGGCAAGGCCGAGCGCTTCATTCAGACCAGCCTGCGCGAGTGGGCCTATGCCCGCGCGTACAACACCTCAAAAGAACGAGCCGCCGAGCTGCCCAAATGGCTTCACCGCTACAATTGGCACCGGCCGCATGGCAGTATCGGTTCGATGCCGCCGATCAGCAGACTCGCTCTGACCAGGAACAACCTGTTGAGGCTCCACAGCTAG
- a CDS encoding site-specific integrase yields the protein MFVTVCSHSRPAADFVGIFVGIGRTDVAAHFRSSNTRESKQVARSQVGEHANPEQIRTDVDCRAAKPKLENGAWTATKISDVTGGGLYLFIKPDLNRPGKAASKLWQMAYRFHGRQKTYSIGAYGDGNDGTFSLATARQKRDAAKALLAKNPPVDPSVEKQFERHRQATERPLGVWIDEWLAEKKIEKIKRGRLVTVRSPETIALLERWAGYLKGRFGKLYRKDIKRPDVLAFFRTMQAEGRLETRDRVHSIGSQVCDYADLEGDGYNPFRACKKQLIVNVSTPRPGVTDPQDVIRLFRLIMPTWAKARFSDVVGDALRLDALTIPRPGMINNMEWSEVDWDSERWTIPAAKMKTGWDHVVPLSRQAVAILRRVRKITGNRRYVFACAEDAPLSGRTLCSRLRALGIDTKTEHCAHGFRTTFSTLCHHEEIKEAKAWDGDVIELQLAHLESDSVKAIYKRHGPLALIGSRTKLMQHWADRIDSFAYPKKIVPIKAILESCAN from the coding sequence ATGTTCGTCACTGTTTGTTCTCATTCGCGCCCAGCCGCCGACTTTGTTGGTATTTTTGTTGGTATCGGAAGAACAGACGTCGCGGCACACTTCCGGTCTTCCAACACGCGGGAATCGAAGCAGGTGGCACGCAGTCAGGTTGGCGAGCACGCGAACCCCGAGCAGATCAGGACCGACGTCGACTGTCGCGCCGCCAAACCGAAACTCGAGAACGGCGCTTGGACGGCCACCAAGATTTCTGACGTGACAGGCGGCGGTCTCTATCTCTTCATCAAGCCGGACCTGAACAGGCCGGGCAAAGCCGCCTCCAAGCTCTGGCAGATGGCCTATCGCTTTCACGGCCGACAGAAGACCTACTCCATTGGGGCTTACGGCGATGGCAACGACGGCACCTTCTCACTCGCCACTGCACGTCAGAAGCGCGACGCGGCAAAGGCGCTGCTCGCCAAAAACCCACCAGTCGATCCCTCCGTCGAAAAGCAATTCGAAAGACATCGTCAGGCGACCGAACGCCCTCTCGGCGTGTGGATCGATGAATGGCTCGCAGAGAAGAAGATCGAGAAGATCAAACGCGGCAGACTTGTCACAGTTCGCAGTCCTGAAACCATCGCGCTGCTCGAAAGGTGGGCTGGTTATTTGAAGGGTCGTTTCGGCAAGCTCTATCGAAAAGACATCAAGCGCCCCGACGTCCTCGCTTTCTTTCGGACGATGCAGGCTGAAGGCAGACTAGAGACTCGTGACCGAGTTCACAGTATCGGTTCGCAAGTTTGTGACTACGCTGACCTCGAAGGGGATGGCTACAATCCGTTTCGTGCCTGCAAGAAGCAGCTTATTGTCAACGTCTCGACGCCGCGGCCCGGCGTCACTGATCCGCAGGATGTCATTCGCCTGTTCAGGCTGATCATGCCGACATGGGCGAAGGCCAGATTTAGCGATGTCGTCGGTGATGCCCTTCGGCTCGATGCACTTACGATCCCGCGCCCCGGCATGATCAACAACATGGAGTGGTCAGAAGTCGACTGGGATAGCGAACGATGGACTATCCCTGCTGCTAAGATGAAGACCGGCTGGGATCATGTCGTGCCCCTGTCGCGACAAGCCGTCGCTATCCTGCGACGCGTGCGGAAAATCACCGGCAATCGGCGATACGTGTTCGCTTGTGCCGAAGATGCACCCTTGTCCGGTAGAACGCTCTGTTCTCGGCTGCGCGCGCTCGGCATCGACACCAAAACCGAACATTGCGCCCATGGCTTCCGCACTACGTTCTCGACCCTTTGTCACCATGAGGAGATCAAGGAAGCCAAGGCATGGGATGGCGACGTCATCGAGTTGCAACTTGCGCATCTCGAAAGTGACTCGGTAAAGGCGATCTACAAACGGCATGGACCGCTGGCCCTGATCGGCTCGCGCACCAAGCTGATGCAGCATTGGGCTGACCGGATCGATAGCTTTGCCTATCCAAAAAAGATTGTGCCGATCAAGGCAATCCTTGAAAGCTGCGCCAACTAG
- a CDS encoding SbcC/MukB-like Walker B domain-containing protein, whose translation MIELRRIILVDWYLFRAQQVDMRGMTAIIGPNGAGKSAIIDAVQTVLSGASMASIRFNPSAQSNVRSKRTLRDYCLGVVSLDEKGERSEPTRQHAYTYIILVFEDLDDGSAVSLGVAFSASASRSDESCEARFIAKGALTKDDILAAVGDDEVETLQWHAVRNALRARKIEVDDAFSSATDFVAESLRALSPAGFPLDPRRFQRAFRNALLLKPVNNPTDFVRNYVLDVQPIQVERLRRGIEHWRSLTRRIEELKAQSASLAGILRIVGRAVENERVIATTSWQIARLEWERFRREARRQEEALAQLRSAAGKAEVEATAAAARHATLVAEHKTIELSIRTSDAEQLAQMYESDKTATLSQRANAMAPVKDIDGLIASVKKAVELNLLVRRDDLLHALLSAVVVARGRAPLSEWDKILPDDWKDSASHLDAALVAVDQERLAAVRRTFSDAHFTARVATKDLQDRIDQIDSNLKRMDQGLSPIERGTRDLIDQLHSHGIEAEPLCDLVEIRDDKWRMAAEAVLGRSREALIVEPGRAVRALEIYREGGEYSFQHAEVINTTKTDSTRPAEKGSLAQIISTENRHARAFLNYRLGRLMMVETMDRMVAAENAITPDRMMQGGRTVRRLPRPEHLKLGRATQGQMRQQLEAERKELEQQLAERAREVGRLEDEARLFEDMFARFEKMIKAGLTCSGCGADLAAFDRKLAEIGKNIEDAKRNRDPKLVADLERLAGEVETAGRKKSETQKAFDTAKSARDKADGAYEDYLKKNREALSAARRDRARQMRGSFPQSPAMREYQGQVPAITTESIQNLIAGFVADRDRRSTDRRSSLMREMTGAMNKHGQEFHVVPPFTAEEATPTAVEQWAAAEKERLDGHELVQYEEQCRNAATEMTSAFRDDLLHRLDDAFTGIKATLNELNRHLKDRQFHGRDYYSFKALEAPTHVDMIELVEESRKPEFNLPLFGDRSEDANTPMMRAVRQIEEILSNPEARTEEIEDPRKYFNFELYIQDAEGKIRSSLTSRAGTGSGGEGQLPFYIAIGASLAATYQNRRTGESGLSLAIFDEAFNRLDTKAIGQCSEFMRDLGLQVMLATPDEKRHVFMEVVDTVVNVNRLGNQVMIDTEFLTEKARDAIVAIDPYRKGFDVFKSELIAAEKAEVIPRDQAAE comes from the coding sequence GTGATCGAACTCCGTCGCATCATCCTGGTCGATTGGTACCTGTTCCGAGCGCAGCAGGTCGATATGCGCGGCATGACCGCCATCATCGGCCCGAACGGCGCGGGGAAATCGGCGATCATCGACGCAGTGCAGACCGTGCTCTCCGGTGCGAGTATGGCCAGCATCCGCTTCAACCCGAGTGCCCAGAGCAACGTCAGGAGCAAGCGGACGCTGCGCGACTACTGCCTCGGCGTGGTCTCGCTCGACGAGAAGGGCGAGCGGTCGGAGCCGACGCGCCAGCACGCCTACACGTACATCATCCTGGTCTTCGAGGATCTCGACGACGGCTCGGCGGTGAGCCTGGGCGTGGCCTTTTCGGCATCGGCATCGAGAAGCGACGAGTCCTGCGAGGCGCGCTTCATTGCGAAGGGCGCGCTGACGAAGGACGACATCCTCGCTGCGGTTGGCGACGACGAGGTCGAGACGCTGCAGTGGCATGCCGTGCGCAACGCTCTGCGCGCTCGCAAAATCGAAGTCGACGACGCGTTCTCGAGTGCAACCGACTTCGTGGCTGAATCGCTCAGGGCCTTGTCGCCGGCGGGCTTCCCGCTCGATCCGAGGCGCTTCCAGAGGGCCTTCCGGAATGCCCTCCTGCTGAAGCCGGTCAACAATCCCACGGATTTCGTTCGGAACTACGTTCTCGACGTTCAGCCCATCCAGGTCGAGAGGCTTCGGCGCGGTATCGAACATTGGCGTTCTCTGACGCGCCGCATCGAGGAATTGAAGGCGCAAAGCGCGAGCCTGGCGGGAATCTTGCGCATCGTCGGCCGCGCGGTCGAAAACGAGCGTGTTATCGCAACTACTAGCTGGCAGATCGCCCGCCTTGAATGGGAGAGGTTTCGCCGGGAGGCCAGGCGACAGGAAGAAGCTCTCGCGCAGCTCCGGAGCGCCGCAGGCAAGGCCGAAGTCGAAGCGACCGCGGCTGCGGCCAGACACGCCACGCTCGTCGCCGAGCACAAGACAATCGAACTCTCGATCAGGACCAGCGACGCCGAGCAGCTCGCCCAGATGTACGAGTCGGACAAGACCGCAACGCTGAGCCAGCGCGCCAACGCCATGGCGCCAGTCAAGGACATCGATGGTCTCATCGCTTCGGTCAAGAAGGCCGTCGAACTCAATCTGCTGGTTCGTCGTGACGACCTGCTGCATGCGCTGCTCAGCGCGGTCGTCGTCGCGCGAGGAAGGGCGCCACTTTCCGAATGGGACAAGATACTCCCGGACGACTGGAAGGATAGCGCCTCGCACCTCGACGCGGCGCTTGTCGCCGTCGACCAGGAGCGGCTTGCGGCGGTCCGCAGGACGTTCTCGGATGCCCATTTCACTGCCCGCGTCGCGACAAAGGATCTTCAAGATCGCATCGATCAGATCGACAGCAATCTGAAGCGGATGGACCAAGGGCTCAGTCCTATCGAGCGCGGCACCCGGGATCTGATCGATCAGCTTCATTCGCACGGTATCGAGGCCGAGCCGCTGTGCGATCTGGTGGAAATCCGCGACGACAAATGGCGAATGGCGGCCGAGGCCGTCCTGGGTCGCTCCCGTGAGGCGTTGATCGTCGAGCCTGGTCGGGCCGTCCGCGCCCTGGAGATCTACCGGGAAGGAGGCGAGTATTCATTCCAACACGCCGAGGTCATCAACACGACCAAGACCGACAGTACACGACCCGCCGAGAAGGGCTCGTTGGCGCAGATCATCAGCACGGAAAACCGGCACGCTCGGGCCTTCCTCAACTATCGGCTCGGCCGGCTGATGATGGTGGAGACCATGGACAGGATGGTCGCCGCCGAGAACGCCATCACCCCCGACCGGATGATGCAGGGCGGGCGGACGGTCCGACGGTTACCCAGGCCTGAGCACCTCAAGCTCGGGCGCGCCACGCAGGGCCAAATGCGTCAGCAACTTGAGGCCGAGCGAAAAGAACTTGAGCAGCAGCTCGCCGAGCGGGCGCGCGAGGTTGGCCGGCTGGAGGATGAAGCGCGGTTGTTCGAGGACATGTTCGCCCGCTTCGAGAAGATGATCAAAGCTGGTCTGACCTGCTCCGGATGCGGTGCCGACCTAGCCGCTTTCGACCGCAAGCTCGCCGAGATCGGGAAAAACATCGAGGATGCCAAGCGAAATCGCGATCCCAAGCTCGTCGCCGATCTGGAGCGCCTCGCCGGCGAAGTCGAGACGGCCGGCCGTAAGAAGTCGGAGACGCAGAAGGCCTTCGATACTGCAAAAAGTGCTCGAGATAAGGCCGATGGCGCGTACGAGGACTATTTGAAAAAAAACCGTGAAGCCTTGTCGGCCGCGCGGCGCGACCGCGCGCGCCAGATGCGGGGAAGCTTCCCGCAATCGCCGGCCATGCGTGAGTACCAGGGGCAGGTCCCTGCGATCACCACCGAATCCATACAGAACCTCATCGCCGGCTTCGTCGCGGATCGGGATCGCCGCTCGACGGATCGCCGCTCGAGTCTCATGCGCGAAATGACCGGGGCGATGAACAAACATGGCCAGGAATTCCATGTCGTGCCGCCATTCACCGCCGAAGAGGCGACGCCGACGGCCGTCGAGCAGTGGGCCGCGGCCGAAAAGGAGCGCCTCGATGGGCACGAACTGGTCCAGTATGAGGAGCAGTGCCGGAACGCCGCGACCGAGATGACATCGGCCTTCCGCGACGATCTCCTTCATCGCCTCGACGATGCCTTCACCGGCATCAAGGCCACTTTGAACGAGCTCAACCGTCACCTGAAGGATCGTCAGTTCCACGGGCGAGACTACTACTCCTTCAAAGCGCTGGAGGCCCCGACCCATGTCGACATGATCGAGCTCGTTGAGGAATCCAGGAAGCCGGAGTTCAATCTACCGCTCTTCGGCGATCGCTCCGAGGATGCGAACACGCCGATGATGCGCGCCGTCCGTCAGATCGAGGAGATCCTGTCGAATCCGGAGGCTCGGACCGAGGAAATCGAGGATCCGCGCAAGTATTTCAACTTCGAACTCTACATCCAGGATGCCGAAGGCAAGATCCGATCATCGCTGACGAGCCGTGCGGGCACGGGATCCGGTGGTGAAGGCCAGTTGCCGTTCTACATCGCCATCGGTGCCTCGTTGGCCGCCACGTACCAGAACCGGCGCACCGGCGAGAGCGGACTGTCGCTCGCCATCTTCGACGAGGCTTTCAATCGATTGGACACGAAGGCGATCGGTCAGTGCTCGGAATTCATGCGGGATCTCGGGCTCCAGGTCATGCTGGCCACACCCGACGAAAAGCGCCATGTGTTCATGGAAGTGGTCGACACCGTCGTCAACGTGAACCGGCTTGGCAACCAGGTGATGATCGATACCGAATTCCTGACCGAGAAGGCCCGCGACGCGATCGTTGCGATCGATCCGTACCGCAAGGGCTTCGACGTGTTCAAATCTGAGCTGATCGCGGCTGAGAAGGCTGAGGTTATCCCTCGGGATCAGGCCGCTGAATGA